In Terriglobales bacterium, one DNA window encodes the following:
- a CDS encoding amidohydrolase family protein yields MRGRIAVVALMLALAAGAAAQGAPATGRVTYLKCGTVLTGPNLAARPGAVIVVAEGRVQEVVDSMPEALGGPVIDLSQDTCLPGLMDTHTHVLLQGDITAEDYDQQLLKWSPEYRTILGTQAARKALWNGFTFLRDLETEGAGYADVDIKRAIERGVIPGPRMQVATRALDVTGAYPLQGYAPQVEVPHGVQFCDSPEECRKAVREQISHGADWVKVYVDRSYFVRADGVLDDVPTFTPEELRAIVDEAHRERHKVAAHAAALHGVHNAVEAGVDSIEHGMYIAPEDMKTMVAKGIWYVPTLYVGEYVAEGRAAAGAPVWKQMVAIHADTFQRAVKAGVKIAFGTDAGGFSWDINEAMEFPLMVKYGMTPAQAIRSATAGAAELLGVEKDLGTIEPGKLADIVAVPGNPLEDVGALEKVKFVMKGGMVVKQ; encoded by the coding sequence ATGAGAGGGCGAATCGCGGTTGTGGCGCTGATGCTGGCGCTGGCGGCGGGGGCGGCGGCGCAGGGGGCGCCGGCGACGGGGCGCGTCACCTACCTGAAGTGCGGGACGGTGCTGACGGGGCCCAACCTGGCGGCACGGCCGGGCGCGGTCATCGTGGTAGCGGAGGGCAGGGTCCAAGAGGTCGTGGACAGCATGCCGGAGGCGCTGGGGGGCCCGGTGATCGACCTGTCGCAGGACACTTGCCTGCCCGGCCTGATGGACACGCACACGCACGTGCTCTTGCAGGGCGACATCACGGCGGAAGATTACGACCAGCAACTGCTGAAGTGGTCGCCGGAGTACCGCACCATCCTGGGGACGCAGGCGGCGCGCAAGGCCCTCTGGAACGGCTTCACCTTCCTGCGCGACCTCGAAACTGAGGGCGCAGGCTACGCCGACGTGGACATCAAGCGCGCCATCGAGCGCGGGGTGATCCCCGGGCCGCGCATGCAGGTGGCCACCCGCGCCCTGGACGTCACCGGAGCGTATCCGCTGCAGGGCTACGCGCCCCAGGTGGAGGTGCCGCATGGGGTCCAGTTCTGCGACAGCCCGGAAGAGTGCCGCAAGGCGGTGCGCGAGCAGATCTCGCACGGCGCCGATTGGGTCAAGGTGTACGTGGACCGCAGCTACTTCGTGCGCGCCGACGGCGTGCTCGACGACGTCCCCACCTTCACCCCGGAGGAACTCCGCGCCATCGTGGACGAAGCCCACCGCGAGCGTCACAAGGTGGCGGCGCACGCGGCCGCGCTGCACGGCGTGCACAACGCGGTGGAGGCGGGCGTGGATTCCATCGAGCACGGCATGTACATCGCTCCCGAGGACATGAAGACCATGGTGGCCAAGGGCATCTGGTACGTGCCCACGCTCTACGTGGGCGAGTACGTGGCCGAAGGGCGGGCGGCGGCGGGAGCGCCGGTGTGGAAGCAGATGGTGGCCATCCACGCCGACACCTTCCAGCGCGCGGTCAAGGCGGGAGTGAAGATCGCCTTCGGCACCGACGCCGGGGGATTTTCCTGGGACATCAATGAAGCCATGGAGTTCCCGCTGATGGTGAAGTACGGGATGACGCCGGCGCAGGCCATCCGCTCGGCCACGGCGGGCGCCGCCGAACTGCTGGGCGTGGAGAAAGACCTGGGGACGATCGAGCCGGGCAAGCTGGCCGACATCGTGGCCGTGCCCGGGAACCCGCTCGAGGACGTGGGCGCGCTCGAGAAGGTGAAGTTCGTGATGAAGGGCGGGATGGTGGTGAAGCAGTAG
- a CDS encoding M15 family metallopeptidase encodes MFRRALLALSLGVALAAAQQPAPQPQFFHITPVRPVAELRAEALKAQPPVEQGSSRSPELVELVALDPTIHLDIRYASARNFLGTPVYEQARAFLQRPAAEALVRANRKLRAQGYGLLIHDAYRPWYVTKIFWDATPPDKHEFVADPREGSRHNRGCAVDLTLYDLKTGQAVAMPSLYDEMTPRAYSDYQGGTAEENAHRALLKQALEAEGFTQLPNEWWHFDYKDWKLYPILNLPFDRIPR; translated from the coding sequence ATGTTCCGCCGCGCGCTGCTCGCGCTCTCCTTAGGTGTCGCCCTCGCCGCGGCCCAGCAGCCCGCGCCCCAACCGCAGTTCTTCCACATCACGCCCGTCCGCCCGGTGGCCGAACTGCGGGCGGAAGCCCTCAAGGCGCAGCCGCCGGTGGAGCAGGGAAGCTCCCGCTCCCCCGAGCTGGTCGAGCTGGTCGCCCTCGACCCCACCATCCACCTCGATATCCGCTATGCCAGCGCGCGCAACTTCCTGGGCACGCCCGTCTACGAGCAGGCGCGCGCCTTCCTCCAGCGCCCCGCCGCCGAGGCCCTGGTGCGCGCCAACCGGAAGCTGCGCGCCCAGGGCTATGGCCTGCTCATCCACGACGCCTACCGTCCCTGGTACGTCACCAAGATCTTCTGGGACGCCACCCCGCCCGACAAGCACGAGTTCGTCGCCGACCCCCGCGAAGGCTCGCGCCACAACCGCGGCTGCGCCGTCGACCTCACCCTCTACGACCTGAAGACCGGCCAGGCGGTCGCGATGCCCAGCCTCTACGACGAGATGACCCCGCGCGCCTACTCCGACTACCAGGGCGGCACCGCCGAAGAGAACGCCCACCGCGCCCTGCTCAAGCAGGCCCTGGAGGCCGAAGGCTTCACCCAGCTCCCCAACGAGTGGTGGCACTTCGACTACAAGGACTGGAAGCTCTACCCCATCCTCAACCTGCCCTTCGACCGCATCCCCAGGTAG
- a CDS encoding outer membrane protein — MNRNKVILLLLILTLAVCSASAQTDWKGFYLGGNAGGNLSRTDATTTTVFSPTGYFASSSVPAIAALSPQRPDSNGFVGGGQAGYNFQSGALVFGLEADIGAMTGSDTRTATGVYPCCAPTNFTLAQRMEHQWLFTVRPRVGATFGRALFYVTGGLAVTNLNYRATFTDTFATALETGRIDETKAGWTAGGGLEYQVRQHWSVKGEYLYADFGDETVTSTNLTAFTPPIAFPTNVFTHTADLRSHIFRFGFNYRF; from the coding sequence GTGAATCGGAACAAGGTGATCCTGCTTCTGCTCATTCTCACGTTGGCTGTCTGCAGCGCCTCGGCCCAAACCGATTGGAAGGGCTTCTACCTGGGTGGCAACGCGGGCGGCAATCTGAGCCGTACCGACGCCACCACCACTACCGTCTTCAGTCCCACCGGCTACTTCGCGAGCTCCAGCGTGCCCGCCATCGCGGCCCTGAGCCCGCAGCGTCCCGACTCCAACGGCTTCGTGGGCGGCGGCCAGGCAGGCTACAACTTCCAGAGTGGCGCCCTGGTCTTCGGCCTGGAAGCCGACATCGGCGCCATGACCGGCAGCGACACTCGCACCGCCACCGGCGTCTATCCCTGCTGCGCGCCCACCAACTTCACGCTGGCACAGCGCATGGAGCACCAGTGGCTGTTCACCGTCCGCCCCCGCGTCGGCGCCACCTTCGGCCGCGCCCTCTTTTATGTCACCGGCGGCCTGGCGGTCACCAACCTCAACTACCGTGCCACCTTCACCGACACCTTCGCCACCGCCCTCGAGACCGGGCGCATCGACGAGACCAAGGCCGGATGGACCGCGGGCGGCGGCCTCGAGTACCAGGTGCGCCAGCACTGGTCGGTGAAGGGCGAGTACCTCTACGCCGACTTCGGCGATGAGACCGTCACCAGCACCAATCTGACCGCCTTCACGCCGCCCATCGCCTTCCCCACGAACGTCTTCACTCACACCGCCGATCTGCGCAGCCACATCTTCCGCTTCGGCTTCAACTACCGCTTCTGA
- a CDS encoding potassium channel family protein, whose product MRVLAGIVGALLLGGILRDAFETIVLPRRVTRHFRLTRLFYLATWWPWSKLAGRCPRKQRELFLAYFGPLSLIVLLGVWALGLITGFGLLQYAAGSQISAPEGASTSFWTDLYLSGTSFFTIGLGDVVPRTAVARALVASEGGVGFGFLAVVIGYLPVVYQAFSRREVSISLLDARAGSPPTAGELLRRHGRDGGREALQHLLADWERWGADLMESHLSYAVLCYFRSQHSNQSWLAALTAVLDTSALVIAGIEGIPKEQALLTFAIARHAVVDLAQIFVRQPRQPETDRLPAAELARLRTSLDVAGLHLSHTPEAELRLRELRRLYEPFVHSLGRFLLIEVPPWIPTGKLADNWQTTAWKSSASLPEAQAAVEFEHQDHF is encoded by the coding sequence ATGCGAGTCCTGGCCGGCATCGTGGGGGCGCTGCTGCTGGGCGGGATCCTGCGCGACGCCTTCGAGACCATCGTGCTGCCGCGGCGGGTGACGCGGCACTTCCGCCTGACGCGGCTCTTCTACCTCGCCACCTGGTGGCCGTGGAGCAAGCTGGCGGGCCGCTGCCCGCGCAAGCAGCGGGAGTTGTTCCTGGCGTACTTCGGGCCGCTCTCGCTGATCGTGCTGCTGGGGGTGTGGGCCCTGGGCCTGATCACCGGCTTCGGACTGCTGCAGTACGCGGCGGGATCGCAGATCAGCGCGCCCGAAGGCGCCAGCACCAGCTTCTGGACCGATCTCTACCTGAGCGGCACCAGCTTCTTCACCATCGGGCTGGGAGACGTGGTGCCGCGGACGGCGGTGGCGCGGGCGCTGGTGGCCAGCGAGGGCGGGGTGGGCTTCGGCTTCCTGGCGGTGGTGATCGGCTACCTGCCGGTGGTGTACCAGGCGTTCTCGCGGCGCGAGGTCAGCATCTCGCTGCTCGACGCGCGGGCGGGTTCGCCGCCCACCGCGGGCGAGTTGCTGCGGCGGCACGGCCGCGACGGCGGCCGGGAGGCGCTGCAGCACCTGCTCGCCGACTGGGAGCGCTGGGGAGCGGACCTGATGGAGAGCCACCTCTCTTACGCGGTGCTGTGCTACTTCCGCTCGCAGCACAGCAACCAGTCGTGGCTGGCGGCGCTCACCGCGGTGCTCGACACCTCGGCGCTGGTCATCGCCGGCATCGAGGGGATCCCGAAGGAGCAGGCCCTGCTGACCTTCGCGATCGCGCGGCACGCGGTGGTGGACCTGGCCCAGATCTTCGTGCGGCAGCCGCGCCAGCCGGAGACGGACCGGTTGCCGGCGGCCGAGCTGGCGCGGCTGCGGACGAGCCTGGACGTGGCGGGGCTTCACCTCAGCCACACCCCTGAGGCGGAGCTGCGGCTGCGGGAGTTGCGCCGCCTTTACGAGCCCTTTGTCCACTCCCTGGGCCGCTTCCTGCTCATCGAGGTACCGCCGTGGATCCCCACCGGCAAGCTCGCCGACAACTGGCAGACCACAGCCTGGAAGAGCAGCGCCAGCCTGCCCGAGGCGCAAGCGGCGGTGGAGTTCGAGCACCAAGACCACTTCTAG